The DNA region TAGACTCACAAACTTTTCAAAAGCTGGAAGTTAATTTCCCAGGCAAGAGCAACACATTTGCTTGCCCTAGTCTCCCAGGACTGGGTAAGAATAACATCCTCAGAGCCAATAAGCACCACAGTgcctctctgcagccctggctgtcctagagctcgctctgtagaccaggctggcctggaactcatagagatatcCCATCTCTCCTGGGTGTTGTGATTAAAGGCGagagccactactgcctggtgtATATGGATATTGAAACATCATGATGAcccattcctctgtgtgtgtgtgtgtgtgtgtgtgtgtgtgtgtgtgtgtgtgtgtatcagctAAAAAAGGGTTGGAGAAATGGGTGTGTGgccaagagcactgactgctctttcaagaGGACCTGATTTTGAGTCCCAGCATCCAGAGAAGGCAGCTCACTAACTGCCTAGAACTTCAGCTCCCAGGGATCCAAggtcttccctcttctggcctctgcatgagtCTGCACTCACATGTaacacatacaattaaaagtaAGAATGACTTCAGAaagtaaaagataattttttttgcATGCTACATGGGGAGAGACCTAGGTAAGCTTGCTCTCCCCCAAAATTCAACCCGGTCACAGAGAGGTAAGTACCGGACTTCAAGGCCAAGGGATGGGAGTTGGCAATGGTAGGATAAGACGCAAGATGTTAGCTTCCAGCTTCCCAAAGGAAAGGACAGGTGTGTCAGCGGGTGACATTGGGGTGCACGGTATTCTTGACACAGACGGAGTTGCTATGTTGCTCTCACCCTGGGTAGAATCCTGAGGAACATACTGACTCTCTGGGAATTCTGTTTAGAAGCTTTGTCAACAGCATGAGTTGGAGCATCTGGAAGGAAGTGTTTACCAGGATATCAGAATGCTCATCTCTTCACCCCTGAGATGAAgcagcagaaacaacagaagcCACCAGCTCCCTGCGCAAGGGAATGGTTCTCCTCTGGTCTCCCAAGTATTGAGGGCCCTCTAGTGTCTCTGATCGACAGTGTTCTGCCAGCTCCCACACAGACCTTGTTTTCCAGAGCAGTTCTAAAAAACAAGTTATCCTCCACCAGCCTCATTCTCTGAGGACAGAGCTGGGGCGCTCAGACTGGCtggttggcagcagctgctgCACACCTGCGGGCCCCTGCACATACCCGAGGGGGCCCCCAAACACAGCAGAAGGTCCCTGCCCACACCTTAGGGTCCATACACTCACACCAGAGGGCTCCTGCATACACTTTagggtctacacacacacacacaccagagggcTCCTGCATGCACCTGAGGGGCCCTGCATACACCTGAGGGTCCACACACACCtgaccccaccccatccccagcccTATACACCTGAGgctctctcacatgcacacatacctaaGGACCTAAATGTCCACGAAGTTGGGTGGTGACCCTCGTAGACTTACATATTTTTCTGTCCTGCTCCTTAAGGTGCAGGGAACTATCTGTCTAGTAGCTCTGGGCGGTTTAGTAGTCTTTGTGAGGAAGCCTGGCCAACATGGCGCTGGATGCGCATATCTGTGTGATAGGGATTCTCGGTTGTGGATGGAAttaggtttttctcttttttgaggaTTTGAGAACATCCCTAATTCTAGGGGGTGGTTGTGTTTACCCGTTTGTGTGCAAACACCAGAAGCAAGTCATGAAGGTCGACTGTGGCCGCCTATTTTAACAGTCCCTTCAAATTCCCACAACAGCCACAACCCATTAAAAGCCATGTGCTTGCTTTTTAAATCCACAAAACAACTCATTTTTGTGAATGGGTGCCTTGTTTCCTGTATTGAACCTTTTTAAAGCGGCCGAGGTGAAAGGTTGGTGCTTACTTAGCACCCCAGTGGCACAGGCATGATTTGGCCTGGCAACGAGCTCACAATCAGTAAACTGGAAAGGGCTGAGTGTGGTAACAACTCGGATCTGGTGATGACTGAGGAGTCCGACTTCCCATCATCCTCTGCCCAGGCGAAGCCAGCCCTGGATACGTTACTTCCATGTCTGGTCCTGATACTCAGGATGCCCTGGCTCCTGTCTACCTTCTTCCTGTGCAGTTAGTCCTTCATCCTCAGAGGCAGGGCAGGTGGCTAGTTTCCTGCTAAGCTTTGTCTCTGGTTTCAGGCTATGTCTGCGAGAGGAAGGACCTGCTGGCGAATGGCTGTTGCGATGTCAGTGTCCCCAGCACAAAGCAGTACTGCTGCGATGGGTGCCTGGCCAACGGCTGCTGTGAAGCCTACGAGTACTGCGTCTCCTGCTGTCTGCAGCCCAGCAAGGTACAGAGCAAGGCTCCATCCCTTGTCTTCTGTGCATTTCCAGGGAGAGCTAGGCACCTCTGCAGTGGCCTCTCCTGAAAAGGGCTGAGTGTGGTAATAACTCGGATCTGGTGAGGAGCTGGTCTCCCCGCCTCACGGTTCCTTTGCAGACAGGATAATGCTACTGCTAACCAGGTATCTGGTGAATGAGAGAGGCTGGGCTCCTTCTTGCCCTCCCAGTGGGCTGGCTTGGCCAGCAGCTACTACCAGTAACATGCCTTGTTTCCATAGCAACTTCTCCTGGAGCGCTTTCTCAACCGGGCAGCTGTGGCCTTCCAGAACCTCTTCATGGCAGTTGAAGACCACTTCGAACTGTGCTTGGCTAAATGCAGGACTTCCTCCCAGGTCAGAAGTGGTGCTGGGGATGCAAGAGGGAGCCAGGGCAGAAAGGGGCTTCACTGACATGTTCTGCTGTGTTAGGGGTGAGAGAGTTAGATCCAGTACTGGCCATTGAGAGGAAGCAGTCACTCATCCTGAGGCAGAGTTGTGGTTCGCTTTAGAATCCAAGGGGATAGGAGGTTCAGGCACGTGGATATATCTGAGGCTTCTAGGGTGAGCGCACTGCCTGCCATTGAGTGTTCTGTTCTCATAGCAGGAAGTGCCCTGGAGGGCCTCTGCCCCCATCACTAACCCCATCTCtgtttatcttccttttttttttttggtttttcgagacagggtttctctgtgtagccctagccatcctcattcagtagaccaggctggcctcgaacacagaaatccgcctagCTCTGCCTcgtaagttctgggattaaaggtgtgtgccaccactgcctggcgtttatcttcttttttacatttattctggGCTCAGAGCCACATGGAtacaagtcagaggacaacttttgagagtcCATTCTTCCCCTACACCATGTAGGACCTTGCCTTGGCCTAGGTCCTGAGAACCAAGCCTTGGCCGCAAGCACCTTTccatgctaagccatcttgcctacCCTGTCTTTGTGCTGAGGCACTTGTCTCTGCCCTTTCTCAGACAACCACATGTCTCTTACACAAGCATACTCCTCTAGGATATGCACGCTTCGGCTTTGCGCTCCGTAAttccctttcctgtctctggTTTACTTGAGAACACCCTGGGTCAGGATAGAGGGAGCTCAGAGAATGTGAAATTCCACTGGTCTTGATGAGGAGGGCTTCTCAGATGGTGGGCGGAAAAGGAAGTCGATTCACTTGCTCTTCCTGACTTGGTTCCTGCAGCTGGCTGAGCTGGAAGTCACTTCCTCTTGCGCAAATAGAGATGGTTCTCAATGGCCACTTGGTTCAAGTGCCTGGAGTCTGGGCTGCAAATCTCTTGAGTGGAATTAATATGGATGCATGGCTTTGGTAGGGGCTAATTAATGAGCTCTAGACCAGCCAAAGTCTCAAATTGCTTCATGAGAAGAAattgctgggggaaaaaaatatCTATcaatggaggtggaggtggatcATTGTCTGGGCTCAACCTCATTTGCTGTGCCCAGCCAGGGCGCTCTTGGGTAGGACGCTTGGCTTGTATACAGGCCCTTAGTCCCCGACCGCCATTTGACGTGTCAGGACTCTGCCAGGGACTGGGTCTGTCTAACCACAGGGTCAGAGGCTGATCCCACTGTTCCACTGAATCTTTGTCTGtttcagatttattttgtttgtttgtacttttCATATTtactgttgggggtggggcatgccaCCATATTCacgcagaggtcagaggacagctcttactttttgttttgctttgttttgagacagggttactctgtgtagccctgactgtcctggaactcactctgtagaccaggctggccttgaactcagaaatcctcctgcctctgcctcccaagtgctgggattaaaggcgtgcaccaccacagctctTGCATCCtcctctgtgggttctggggatggagctGAGGTCGTCAGGCTGGGAAGCAAGCACTGTGTTAGCCCCTGGCCATCCATCTGCCCTCCTTTTCGGGTGGGTTGAAAAGTCTCAGAATGCCCAGCCTGCAGGGAAGTCATTCAGAAGCTCCCGGCGGGCAGAAGAAGAAATGGCACGGGGATGTCCTGTTTATCTCCTGGCATTCAGTGCCAACAATCCTACGTCATGCTAGAAAGTCCCTCAAAACTTTCTAGTCGTGCTAGAGGTCAGGCAGGGACTGCGGCTGTCGCTGCAACTGACCCTCTCTAATactctcctgtcttccttcacCAACAGAGCGTGCAACATGAGAACACATACCGAGACCCCATAGCCAAGTATTGCTATGGAGAGAGCCCGCCTGAACTCTTCCCTGCGTGAGGCCCGACGGAGATAAACACCCACAACCAGTCTGGTCCACTAGAGTAATGAAGGAGAAAGCCACGCAAGGCTCCTTGGCCTTGACCATGTCTTGTGGCTTCAGGGGTCTCAGGCTCCCTCACCGACAGCTGGAGCAGATGGGAAGAGCCattctatagagcaggctggacGAGGTCCTGGCACCTTGCAGGGCCCT from Mastomys coucha isolate ucsf_1 unplaced genomic scaffold, UCSF_Mcou_1 pScaffold22, whole genome shotgun sequence includes:
- the CUNH12orf49 gene encoding UPF0454 protein C12orf49 homolog: MLNLAALLWRRLLRKRWVLALVFGLSLVYFLSSTFKQEERAVRDRNLLQVQDREQPIPWKVQFNLGNSSRPSNQCRNSVQGKHLLTDELGYVCERKDLLANGCCDVSVPSTKQYCCDGCLANGCCEAYEYCVSCCLQPSKQLLLERFLNRAAVAFQNLFMAVEDHFELCLAKCRTSSQSVQHENTYRDPIAKYCYGESPPELFPA